In one window of Zestosphaera sp. DNA:
- the gcvPA gene encoding aminomethyl-transferring glycine dehydrogenase subunit GcvPA, which produces MPHNWIPNSSPDIKKELMKELGISDVLELFNDVPTEIIFNRDLSIGFGKPLTEYEVRRLFNELISKNRLSNVPSFIGGGVCQHYVPSVVKAILSRPEFYTAYTPYQAEIAQGLLQALFEYQSLIANLYGVKVVNASMYNGSTASAEAVLMAARVKKKKKILVSGYAHPEIIEVMKSWGFGAGLDIVKVQVDLKSGETDLSDLRSKLDKDTAAVFIQTPNFFGVVESALKEVIEETHKFDALSIVYSNPLSLGIFESPGSLGADIVVGDVQGLGVSLNYGGPSAGILGINDEKELLRQLPGRLIGATRTLGSDELGFTMILQTREQHIKREKATSNITTNSSLEAVGAAVYLTLLGSQGLKKLGEAILGRTHYLVKRLLNTSVAEPLFPESLYFREVSIRFHGKKASQVIKLLSSRGVSIGPALSKFYEELSECSLACVTELHTRKDIDFLMTVLEEVLEGV; this is translated from the coding sequence ATGCCACATAACTGGATACCTAATTCCTCACCTGACATCAAGAAAGAGTTGATGAAGGAGCTAGGTATAAGTGACGTACTAGAATTATTTAATGACGTACCTACCGAGATAATCTTCAACAGAGACTTAAGTATTGGTTTCGGGAAGCCGTTAACTGAGTATGAGGTTAGGAGACTATTCAACGAGCTAATTTCTAAGAACCGCTTAAGTAATGTCCCGTCATTCATTGGAGGCGGTGTGTGTCAGCACTACGTGCCTTCCGTCGTGAAAGCAATACTTTCTAGACCCGAGTTCTACACTGCGTACACGCCTTACCAAGCTGAAATAGCTCAAGGACTACTGCAGGCTTTATTCGAATACCAGAGCCTCATAGCTAACTTATACGGGGTTAAGGTCGTTAACGCGTCAATGTATAACGGCAGTACAGCCTCGGCTGAAGCAGTGTTAATGGCTGCTCGAGTAAAGAAGAAAAAGAAGATCTTGGTTAGCGGCTACGCACATCCAGAGATAATTGAGGTGATGAAGTCTTGGGGTTTTGGAGCTGGCTTAGACATCGTTAAGGTTCAGGTAGATCTTAAGTCTGGTGAGACAGACTTAAGTGATTTGAGGAGTAAGCTAGACAAAGATACTGCGGCAGTCTTCATACAGACACCTAACTTCTTCGGCGTTGTTGAGTCTGCTCTTAAGGAAGTCATTGAAGAAACACATAAATTCGATGCTTTAAGCATAGTCTACTCGAATCCACTATCATTAGGTATTTTCGAGAGTCCAGGAAGCTTAGGCGCTGACATCGTAGTCGGTGATGTACAGGGTCTTGGTGTGAGTCTTAATTATGGAGGTCCTTCAGCCGGCATCCTGGGGATAAACGATGAGAAGGAGTTACTGAGGCAGTTGCCAGGAAGGCTGATAGGAGCTACGCGTACTTTAGGTAGTGATGAGTTAGGCTTCACGATGATACTCCAGACTAGGGAACAACATATTAAGAGGGAGAAAGCAACTTCCAACATAACTACTAACTCCTCGTTAGAGGCTGTAGGAGCTGCCGTTTACCTGACTCTACTAGGGTCTCAAGGACTCAAGAAACTTGGTGAAGCTATTCTAGGGAGGACGCATTATTTAGTAAAGCGTCTACTTAACACCAGCGTTGCAGAGCCGTTATTCCCTGAATCACTCTACTTCCGTGAGGTGAGTATTCGGTTCCACGGCAAGAAAGCTAGTCAGGTTATTAAGTTGCTGTCTAGTAGGGGAGTCAGTATAGGTCCAGCACTCAGCAAATTCTACGAAGAACTGAGTGAGTGTAGTCTAGCCTGTGTTACTGAGTTACATACTAGAAAAGACATAGACTTCCTGATGACAGTTCTCGAGGAAGTACTGGAGGGTGTTTAG
- a CDS encoding ATP-NAD kinase family protein — MKLGFVVNPIAGMGGSVGLKGTDGELYEEALKRGAKPVAPSKAVRFLQALSEKGFQGVIVAANSVMGCDYLSSSRLRFSCLDLPDRGKSVTSREDTLRVIEVFLKSDVDLIVFVGGDGTARDVLSVAGTKVPILGVPSGVKMYSGVFATSPEVAAEVVVEFERGNISVDQVEVADVDEIKLKEDLLNVRLYGYAVAPVLEGFVVPSKDLVSGSEEEKWGIAKYFIEEYMFPGVLYFLGPGTTTKAIADLLGLKKTLLGVDAIYERKLVGRDLSESEILRLIEKYGRVSLVVSVIGRQGYIFGRGNQQFSARVLRLVKKTDIFVLATHSKLAGIKYLLIDVGDPELELELSGYWRVITGYGEETVKLVLPACCVDKYLSSGGLTQYLKT; from the coding sequence ATGAAGCTAGGTTTTGTTGTAAATCCTATCGCGGGCATGGGCGGATCTGTAGGGCTTAAAGGAACTGACGGTGAACTCTATGAAGAGGCTCTAAAAAGGGGGGCTAAGCCCGTAGCTCCTTCAAAAGCTGTCAGGTTTCTTCAGGCTCTGTCCGAGAAAGGTTTTCAGGGAGTAATAGTAGCAGCTAATTCTGTCATGGGTTGTGATTATTTAAGCTCAAGTAGATTAAGGTTCTCATGTCTCGACTTACCTGACCGCGGCAAGTCTGTTACGTCACGTGAGGACACCTTAAGAGTCATCGAGGTTTTCTTAAAGAGTGATGTAGACTTGATAGTTTTTGTCGGTGGTGATGGCACGGCACGTGACGTATTGAGTGTCGCAGGAACTAAGGTCCCGATCTTAGGAGTCCCTTCTGGAGTCAAGATGTACTCAGGTGTTTTCGCAACATCTCCTGAAGTTGCTGCTGAGGTCGTGGTAGAGTTTGAGAGAGGTAATATCTCGGTAGATCAAGTTGAGGTTGCTGACGTTGATGAGATTAAGCTTAAAGAAGATCTGCTGAATGTACGCCTGTACGGATACGCGGTTGCGCCGGTCTTAGAAGGGTTTGTAGTGCCTTCTAAAGACTTAGTCAGCGGGTCTGAGGAGGAGAAGTGGGGTATTGCTAAGTACTTTATTGAGGAGTACATGTTTCCAGGAGTCCTCTACTTTCTAGGTCCTGGGACAACCACTAAGGCTATCGCAGACCTCCTAGGACTTAAGAAGACGTTGTTGGGCGTTGACGCGATTTATGAACGGAAGCTAGTAGGTAGGGATTTGAGTGAGTCAGAAATACTTCGTCTGATAGAGAAGTATGGACGTGTCTCTTTAGTAGTCTCTGTTATAGGCAGGCAGGGATATATTTTTGGTAGAGGTAATCAGCAGTTTAGTGCTAGAGTTTTAAGACTTGTTAAGAAGACTGATATATTCGTTCTAGCAACACATTCTAAGCTTGCTGGAATTAAGTATCTCTTAATAGATGTTGGTGACCCTGAGCTAGAACTTGAGTTAAGTGGTTACTGGAGAGTTATAACGGGTTATGGTGAGGAGACTGTTAAGTTGGTCTTGCCTGCCTGCTGCGTGGATAAGTATTTAAGTTCTGGAGGGTTGACACAGTATCTAAAGACTTGA
- the gcvPB gene encoding aminomethyl-transferring glycine dehydrogenase subunit GcvPB yields the protein MLFRQAKWEEPIVFELSSFSKQTLLIDEEFANEASEALKRIPESLVRSSELKIPNLSEVEVVRHYNRLSQMSYGVDVGPVPLGSCTMKYNPKICEELASDPRVTELHPYQDEEEAQGILEIMYLMQRWLSEITGMDECSLQPPAGAAGEFVGALIIRKYHHDRGLNNKNEMIVPEAAHGSNPASSAMAGFKVVKIPTAPSGETDIEALKSVLSDNTAGLMLTNPNTLGIFESGIVEISDLIHEKSALMYYDGANLNGILGIVRPGDMGFDIVHLNLHKTFAAPHGGGGPGAGAVCVRKELIDYLPVPLVGFDGRSYKLRYDLSRTIGRVSWFYGNIVPIVKSFIYIAALGPALREVAEVSVLNTNYLMSKLRRMRGISLPYGENRWRKHEFVVSFENLLKETGVSAEDVAKALLDRGLHAPTIYFPLIVKEAHMIEVTETETKENIDRLAKAYEEIIELAYRDPQVVKSSPVNTSVKRLDVLVANHPRTLAPTYEHLRRLKSQEV from the coding sequence ATGCTGTTCAGGCAAGCTAAGTGGGAAGAACCTATAGTCTTCGAGTTAAGCAGTTTTAGTAAGCAGACTCTCTTGATAGATGAAGAGTTTGCTAATGAAGCTTCTGAAGCCCTGAAAAGGATACCTGAGTCTCTAGTAAGGAGTAGTGAGCTCAAGATACCTAACTTAAGTGAGGTGGAGGTTGTTAGGCATTATAACAGACTGTCTCAGATGTCTTACGGTGTTGATGTAGGTCCTGTACCTTTAGGTTCCTGCACGATGAAGTATAACCCAAAGATTTGTGAGGAGCTGGCCTCAGACCCCAGAGTAACGGAGCTTCACCCATATCAAGATGAGGAAGAAGCTCAGGGAATACTGGAGATAATGTATTTAATGCAGAGATGGCTTTCGGAGATCACGGGCATGGATGAGTGCTCACTACAACCTCCTGCAGGGGCTGCCGGCGAGTTCGTGGGAGCACTCATAATAAGAAAATATCATCATGACAGAGGCCTCAATAACAAGAACGAGATGATAGTTCCTGAAGCAGCTCACGGGTCCAACCCTGCTAGTTCAGCTATGGCCGGCTTCAAAGTAGTTAAGATACCTACAGCACCGAGTGGGGAGACAGATATAGAAGCTCTGAAGTCTGTGTTAAGCGACAATACTGCAGGACTGATGTTAACGAATCCTAACACGTTAGGTATATTCGAGTCAGGCATCGTAGAGATTTCCGACCTTATACACGAGAAGAGCGCGTTAATGTATTATGACGGGGCAAACCTAAACGGCATACTAGGTATAGTAAGACCCGGTGATATGGGCTTTGATATAGTCCACCTAAATCTACACAAGACTTTCGCAGCACCACACGGTGGTGGCGGTCCTGGCGCGGGTGCTGTTTGTGTTAGGAAGGAATTAATAGACTACTTGCCGGTACCCCTAGTAGGTTTTGACGGGCGTTCATATAAGTTGAGGTATGACCTTAGCAGAACTATAGGGAGAGTATCTTGGTTTTACGGCAATATAGTGCCTATAGTAAAGTCTTTCATCTACATAGCTGCTTTAGGACCTGCCTTAAGAGAGGTTGCTGAAGTTAGTGTCCTCAACACTAACTACTTAATGAGTAAGTTAAGGAGAATGAGAGGGATTTCATTACCTTACGGTGAGAACAGGTGGCGCAAACACGAATTCGTTGTAAGTTTTGAGAATCTTCTTAAGGAGACAGGAGTTAGTGCTGAAGATGTAGCTAAAGCTTTGCTTGATAGGGGTCTTCACGCCCCTACAATATACTTCCCGCTGATAGTTAAGGAAGCTCACATGATTGAGGTGACTGAAACAGAGACTAAAGAGAATATTGATAGGTTGGCTAAAGCTTATGAGGAGATAATAGAACTTGCATATAGGGACCCTCAAGTAGTTAAGTCCTCGCCTGTCAATACTTCAGTCAAGCGCTTAGACGTTCTAGTAGCTAATCACCCGAGGACTCTAGCGCCGACGTACGAGCATCTAAGAAGGTTGAAGAGCCAGGAAGTTTAG
- the gcvH gene encoding glycine cleavage system protein GcvH, with product MSEQQIVVKTRLGEYLVRKNLLYTAKDEWVRVEGDTVTLGITDYAQKKLKYIVNVELPEVGRRVNADEAVATLESVKAVAEVYTPIEGEVIEVNEELTEKPDLINTDPYGRGWIIKLKSSRVDESKLLSPEDYADKISKEE from the coding sequence ATGAGTGAGCAGCAAATAGTAGTAAAGACGAGACTTGGTGAGTACTTAGTACGTAAGAACCTGCTTTACACAGCTAAAGACGAATGGGTTAGAGTCGAAGGAGATACGGTGACTCTGGGAATCACAGACTACGCTCAGAAGAAGCTGAAATACATAGTCAACGTGGAGTTGCCAGAAGTAGGTAGGAGGGTTAATGCTGACGAGGCGGTAGCGACACTCGAGTCTGTTAAGGCGGTAGCAGAAGTTTACACACCCATAGAAGGCGAAGTTATTGAAGTTAACGAAGAACTCACAGAGAAACCAGACTTAATAAACACAGACCCTTACGGGCGTGGATGGATAATCAAGTTAAAGTCTTCGAGAGTTGATGAAAGCAAATTACTGAGTCCCGAAGATTACGCGGATAAGATTTCTAAAGAAGAATAA
- the gcvT gene encoding glycine cleavage system aminomethyltransferase GcvT, with protein sequence MLEIVKEVPLLDVQKELSGNVGEFAGWVTSMDYGNPLEEHMNTRTSASVFDVSHMGRYVIRGRRVFEFLQKLVSKDLSEVGAGRMSGPVLLMNESAGIRDDIMLYNVSEDLWLAVVNAPNVEKDLEWMNVWRARWGYTDVEIENVTLKSTLIAIQGPKAAEVMENLGFAEARNLKILEFAYGAEVAGKKTMLVSHSGWTGEEVRSFGFEIWTDVNHGAEILRKSVALGAKPAGLIARDTLRLEMGYLLIGQDMDESTNPVEARYWLPISLEKEDCIGCPKLREIYERGVSRIRVGLKLKKGLRVIPRHGAGIYAGNNLVGKVTSGAFSPYLNTGVAMGYVNTSHAYIGSRLDLEVRGGRQKAKIVDFPLI encoded by the coding sequence GTGCTTGAAATAGTTAAAGAAGTGCCCTTGTTAGACGTTCAGAAAGAGTTGAGCGGTAACGTAGGCGAGTTTGCTGGTTGGGTTACTTCTATGGATTATGGCAACCCCCTCGAAGAGCACATGAATACCAGAACTTCAGCGTCTGTGTTTGACGTATCTCACATGGGCAGGTACGTGATTAGAGGCAGACGTGTCTTCGAGTTTTTGCAGAAGCTAGTTTCTAAAGACCTTAGTGAGGTAGGCGCTGGAAGAATGAGTGGCCCGGTATTATTGATGAATGAGAGTGCAGGTATTAGAGATGACATCATGCTCTATAATGTTAGTGAAGACTTATGGCTTGCTGTTGTTAATGCGCCTAACGTCGAGAAAGACCTAGAATGGATGAATGTGTGGAGAGCTAGATGGGGATACACAGACGTAGAAATAGAGAACGTAACTCTAAAATCGACTCTAATAGCTATTCAAGGGCCTAAAGCTGCTGAGGTGATGGAGAACCTAGGCTTCGCTGAAGCCAGAAACTTGAAAATCCTCGAGTTTGCTTACGGTGCTGAAGTAGCTGGGAAGAAAACTATGCTGGTGAGTCACTCAGGATGGACGGGGGAGGAGGTCCGGTCATTCGGCTTCGAGATATGGACCGACGTAAATCACGGGGCAGAAATACTTAGGAAGTCTGTAGCTCTAGGGGCTAAACCCGCGGGACTCATAGCTAGAGACACCCTAAGACTCGAGATGGGTTATCTTCTGATAGGTCAAGACATGGACGAGAGCACGAATCCTGTTGAGGCTAGGTACTGGCTACCTATATCTCTAGAAAAAGAAGACTGTATAGGATGTCCTAAGCTCAGAGAGATATACGAGAGAGGAGTTTCTAGGATTAGAGTGGGACTAAAGCTTAAGAAAGGCTTGAGGGTCATTCCTAGGCATGGTGCGGGAATTTACGCTGGAAACAACCTAGTAGGTAAGGTAACTAGTGGCGCTTTCTCTCCTTACCTGAACACTGGAGTAGCTATGGGTTACGTGAACACCAGCCACGCGTACATAGGCTCAAGACTAGATCTTGAAGTGAGGGGAGGCAGACAAAAAGCTAAAATTGTTGACTTCCCATTAATTTGA